Genomic window (Apodemus sylvaticus chromosome 22, mApoSyl1.1, whole genome shotgun sequence):
aaaagaacacacatagtatacactcactgataagtggatattagcctagaagcttggaatagccaagacacaattcacatatcaaatgatgcccaagtagaaggaaggagaggcccctggttctgtaaaggctcagtgcagcagtgtaagggaataccaggagagggaatcgggaaggggtagattgggaaataggggcagggaagaggatttatgggacttttggggaagggggatccaggaaaggggaaatcatttgaaatataaataaagaatatatcgaataaaaatatgaaaaaagagaaaggaaaaaagaagagtgaGGGCTTGAGAAAACTGTGATGTCTTGAGTCTTAGAGAAAAAGACTGTGGCATTCCTCATCTTCCCAACAGCCGCATTCAAGTGAGACTGGGAGAACACAACATCATTGCAGTTGAGGGCTATGAGCAGTTTGTCAATGCTGCCAAGATCATCAGGCACCCCAATGTTAATTTGAGGACCCtaaacaatgacatcatgctGATCAAGCTCTCTTCCCTTGTGACCCTCAATGTCAGAGTGTCCACTGTGGCTCTGTCCACCTCCTGTGCACCTGCTGGCACACAGTGTCACATCTCTGGCTGGGGCAACACTCTCAGCTGTGGTGTCAATAACCCAGACTTGCTCCAGTTCCTGGATGACCCACTGCTGCCTCAGGCTGACTGTGAAGCCTCCTATCCTAGAAAGATCACTGATAACATGGTCTGTGCTGGCTTCCTAGAGGGAGGCAAGGACTCCTGCCAGGGTGATTCTGGTGGCCCTGTGGTCTGCAATGGGGATCTCCAGGGTATTGTCTCCTGGGGCTATGGTTGTGCCCTGCCAGATAATACTAGTGTGTACACCAATATCTGCAACTATGTGGACTAGTTTCAGGCACAATTGCTGCCAACTAGAGATCCTCAATTCCTCTGCAGTAACTATACCAATAAAGTGAAATTGTCTttatcaaaaaaccaaacaaagcaaagcaaaaaacaaaaaactgcatggtattgatacaggggcaggcaggcaaaccaatggaatagaattgaagacccagaaatgaaccctcacacctatggtcacttgatctttggcaaaggagctaaaatcatccagtggaaaaaagatagcattttcaacaaatggtgcttggtcAACTGGAAGTAAATGCatcatgtagaaggatgcaaattgatccattcttatctccctgtacaaagctcaagtccaactggatcaaggacctcctcataaaaccagaaacactgagtctaatagaagaaaatttagggaagaacctggagcacatgggcacaggagaagttttcctgaatagaacaccaatagcttaggctctaagatcaagaattgacaaatgggaccttataaaattacaaaacttctgtaaggcaaaggacactgtcaataggacaagacagtaaccaaaagattgggaagaGATCCttcccaatcctacatctgatagagggctaatatccaatatatacaaagaactcaagaagttagactctagagaaccaaataaccctattaaaaatggggtgcagagctgaacaaagaattctcaactgaggaataccagatggctgagaaacacctaaagaaatgttcaatatccttagtcatcagggaaatgccaagcaaaaacaacactgagattccaccttgcaccagtcagaatgacaaagatcaaaaactcaggagacagctaatgctggataggatgtggagaaagaggaatactcctccattgctggtgggattacaagatggtaaaacccctctgaaaatcagtctggtggttcctcagaaaactggacatagcactacctgaggacccagctatacctttcctggccatatacccagaagatgctccaaaatgcaataaggacacatgctgtacaatgttcatagcagccttatttataatatccagaagctggaaagaacccagatgtccctcaatagagaaatggatacagaaaatgtggtacatttacacaatggagtactactcagctagtaaaaacaatgaattcatgaaattcttaggcaaatggatggagctaaaaactatcatcctgagtgaggtaatccaatcacaaaagaacatggtatgcaatcactgataagtggatattagcccaaaagttcataGACCACTTGAAgatcaagatgaaggaagaccaaagtgtggatactttgatccttattggaaattgtatcaaaacacccatggctcacagccaaccaatagaatgagcatagggtccccagtggagcagctagagagaggacccaaggagctgaagaggtttgcagctccacaggaggaacaataataccaaccagtacctccagagctccccggggctaaaccaccaaccaaagagtacacatgcagtgacccacggctccagcaacatatgtagcagaagatgaccatttcagacatcagtgagagaagaggccattggtcctatgaatgcTTCATTCCCCAgaacaggaaaatgcaagtcGGGAAATTGAGGTGacggtgagcagggggagagggaatgggatgggggttttctgtGGGCTaacgtggaaaggggataacatttgaaaagtaaataaagcaaatatctaataaaaaaatttaaaaaatgaggggAGAGAGTTCATTCAAAGAGGAGCTATTTTCTCCCCCTGGTTTGGGCTCAGGTTATTAAATGAGGCCCACTGTTGTCGAGGGCGCCCTGCTCCTGCTCTGGGAAGCGCTCTGGATCACGTTTTCTGTCCTTCCCCAGCCTGACTAAGAAGCTGTGCACAGTTCCAGGCACGTGCCTGGGGGACTCGCTTCAAGCCTCACTCACCTTCTCCTTGGGCTTCCTGCACACATGGGATGCTGTGTGCTTTTAATTAACTCAGAACTGATGTAGGTGCAGCTCCGTATTTGTGAAGATTCGGATGGCTCTTTCTGCTCCTGTGTGTCTAAAAAAAGCTTGAAAGAAGGCTGGGTAAAAAGGGAAAAAGCTAAAGACTGCTCAGTTTAAAACTGAAACAGTTATTATAGGTAGTATTGACTGGAAGAAGAGCTACAATAAGAAGTCAATTGTTTCTGCCTGTTTTCTCCTTCAGTTCCTAAACCACGCCCCCATTTTCTGCTTTCCTGCCTTGGGGCCTCCGCACTTGAAACCTCATTGGCTACTTCTTTCTGGTCTAGGCTTAAAtttggagggggaaggaaggcatATAGCTGTAGCTGAGTTCTCTGGTCTTgctctgttttccttttgttgctgtcgttgttttgtttgttgtttttgggtttttggtttgttttgttttctcctcccAAGCTTGCTCTGGGCTGTAGTAACAAGGTTCCTTCCCTCTACACCTTTACAACCCAAGGGTGATGCTTTAGTCATTTTCCAAACAGAACaagaggaaaggcagaaaggaaacTCATCTTCTGTAGGCTAAAGGCCAAACAGCACAGTACTGGCTCTGGGACGGGGCCTCATATCCTGATGATGTCATGAAAGACGGCAGGATCATATCACAAAGGTGACAGAGAGTCAGACCGATTCAAGGATAGGCTCATGCTATTATAACAACTAGAGTCATGAGAACTAATTCAAGCCTCATGGGAACTACCTTAATTCCATCTGAAAGCACACCAGACTTCCAACGGAGGGGACATAGAAACCACATCCAAATCAGATGGCAAGAGAGAATAACGGATAGTCACCATACTTGTTTTTTTCCATTAAGCACATTCAACATCCACTGGAATTGCTTAAGGAAACTTCCTTCAGTTAATAATGTGTGCCATGTATATTATGCCAAGACCCTAacagagtgtgagtgtgtgtgtgtgtgtgtgtgtgtgtgtgtgtagtctagaTCAGGAATCTCCCTCTGACACCTCCCACCTTAGGATTTGCTACGGGATCTTTCTCTGAACATGCAGCTTATCCTAGAGCAGCCGTGCAGTGACTGCCAAGGATCACCTTATCTGTGCCCAGTCCACCGCCACCACTGGGTCCACAGGTAAGTTCCACCAAGCCAGGCTTTTCAAGGCTTAATGATGTGCAGCAAACTTCACTCAATGAGCCGGTGTCCCAGGCCCCAGAGTCTGTTTTCTAGCTATGTCCTCTACTGTCACCTTAGCTCTACTCTGAGGGCAACAACATTGCTGACTTAATCATCCTGCTCCCAGTGTTTGCAACACAGCCAAGAGTATCAATGGCATTTTCAGTAaactggataaaaaaaaatagtgggtCAATTAGTGGATTTCTATGTAATGCTTTGGTATAGGGGAAAGctgaagggtttttgtttgtttgcttgtttgttgttttgatctTTAACACATAAGATCAAGAAACATAAATGATCAGTTTTTACAACATGGAATAAGAACAATTATTACTCCTTATTATTTGCAATCCAACCATTATTTAGAGACTATGTCCTACCCTGCAGGAAGCCAAGATAGTGGGCACTAAGCCAGCCTCTTCAGAAGCTGTCTCATCAGTAGGCACTGGAGGAAACCATGATAGGTTTGGACACCAAGTCTAACATTATATATGATTTTTGTCATTAACAGTGTGTTAATTTAAATAAGGGTGTGCTTCCCAGTTGGTAGTGTTACTTGGGGAGGTCAGGGAACTTTTAGGACGAaaagccttgctggaggaactatgtcactgagggtgggatTCAGACTTTATAGCATGGTCCCACTCCCGCTTCCCCTCTCTGCTTCTCAGATATGCATGGCAATGTGATCCAGACAGCCTCCTGTTGCGGCCACTATACCTCCTTCCCATTATGGACTTTTCCATTGAagctataagccaaaataaatgctttcttctttaaattgtttCTGGTCATAGTGTTCTATCATAACCACATAAAGCAGCATGTTAAATTTCCTGAGTATTGGGTACGGAAGAGGCAGCTAAATGGTTAAGAGCTGCACTTTCAGAGGACCAatgttcaatttctagcactTACATGGCCACTCCGAACTATCTGcagctccagttctagaggatccgcTGTCCTCTTCTGGTCACCATTGGCATCagccatgcatgtgtacacagatacacatgcatgcaacccAACCATACCCATTAAAGATAGTAACAATTTTAGTGATTTACAGGGTCCTAAATGATGAGGACCCTGATCAATTCATATAACAAAAACTCTAAATCATTATGTCACCCATAAACCTTTTCTTTGTCCCTTTTAACCCTTTCTTTCCTTGACCCAAGACAACAAGATATTGCTCCAGGCAATATTTTCACAGTAGTCCACCAGAAAACAATAAAGATgggtgtttttatttgctttctgttattcttgggttttgttgtattttttcttttctttctttctctctttttttctttcttgtttctttccttgtttctccccACTCCTCTCTAATTCCCATGGCTTAGCTACAAAATAGGCTGGGGAAGTGTCCAGCTAGTGTTCATAGCTTCTATAATGCAAGACACTATTTACTTGTGTTGTAAACTCTGTCACAAATTATGACATAAAGGGTGGGGTACTGGGAAGATCATTTAATCATGGGGATGGAGTCTATATCACGATTAGTGACCTTATGGGACACAGGACTGTATTCTGCCTCTGAGGTATCTACCATGCAAATATATAACAAGTTACTCTCACCAAGCCTTGCATCTGTCAAGACCTTCAGTTTAGGCTTTTGTAAGTGTGAACTATGTTTGTTGTTTAAGTCAGCCAGTCTATGGTATTTTGCTATAGGAGCCAAAAGTAACAAAGATAACCAATAAGGAAGGAGGAATGCAAGATAGGCTGTTGAATTATTGGCAACAAAGTCAGCAACACAAGgaaaaagaggggagaggaaCAGATGTCAGCCTCCCACACAAATTCTCAGGTAAGAAAGACTTGCTGTATGCTGAAGAGCATTTTCATGGGGCCTGATTTATCTCAGCAGAAAATCTCTAGGGGCAGGAGCTAGGGTGACTTCTGTCAGCCAGGTCTGTAAGAGGAGCGTAGTGATACTGACAGCTGTCTTGGAGGGAAATACAGATAACATGTGAATATGTATGAGACTTGCAGATGGAAGCTGTCTCTAACATTAACAAtaaacacacaccttgtctttgACACTGCTCTTTCCTTGCTCTTGGTAGAGTTTTCATGGTGTACTAAATTCACTTCCGTCTTATAATAATGACATTTGACATGACAACAAAGTTAATGTCAGCAATTCTGCCGTCTTCTCATGGCAAAGCACTGCTTAAGCAATAAAGTTATTTTCAGGTTAAATCTTATGGTACGGTCTCATTTTTTATGCCCATGTGTAATTTTATGACAAAATGTATCTTTAGGTAAAGAACTATCCTTCTTTGATGAAAGGATGAACATTGTTTTAACTTGTTTGGATAAAGAATGAAACCAGTCAGTATTTCACATCTGGCATATCACATGTTGGTGTTTACTGTGCACAACCATGAAATTTCATGGGTCCTCAGAACATCTCCGAACCCCCCTCCGACCTCGCCTTTCTAAATGTTAGAATAACAGACATGTGCCAGTGTGCTCGACTGTGTTGTGCACTTCAAATACACATGAAAAATGCTTGTGACAAATCTGGGACATGGACTCAGGCCCCCATGGACACCCTTTTGAGACTGTCTCCTATTTGGATGCTGATGCCATTGCATCCTGGTAgatgatggaaaaataaaaagaaattcagacaCTAAGGATGTGAAGACCCTGAGGAGTCAGAGGTGCAGACATTAAATATAAGCACAAGTCACATTGATTCAAGTTCTCAGCTTATGTATGTCCAAGCTCCCTCTCAGAGTGATTGGGTCCTAGGAATCTACCTGCACACATGGATGAACTCACCTAATGATATAACTACATAAAGGATAAGCATGCAACTGTAaaatggctggagctggagagacagttcagcgGGAGGAGGCACTTACAACTTGAGTTCCATCTCTGTGTTCACAAGGTGGCATGAAAAACTTCCTGAGAATTGTCCTAAGATATCACCATGTACACTGGGACGCACATACCTGCCCATATAATACactataaacaaagaaatgttcatatatgtatatatgtatatgtgtatatatgtatatgtgtatacatgtatacgtgtatatatgtatatgtgtatatgtgtatatgtatatatatatatatatatatatatatatatatatatatatatatatatatatatatatatggatgataTATGAtagaggtaatttttttttaatttttttatttattttctatattttttgtttacattctaaaagccttcccctttcccagtcccccaccccatatgtcccataagtcctcttctctccatccattctcctatctttcccccttccttttctctgtcctggtactcccctacaatgctggatcaagcctttccaggattagggccctcttcttccttcttcatgggaatcatttgatatgctaaatgtatcttcagtattcagagcttcagggctaattaatagaggtaaaaatttaaaagaccgAAGTTTgatgcattaaaataaaattctctctGAGACCTAAGGTAAAAGGAGTTTGCATAGAGCTTTAGCTATATTCACTGGTCTTTCAGAATATTcctgaaatagaaaatattatttgcctCAAGATAAGGGTTGTGGAACATATTCTGCAATATCCTTTTGTGAGTTTGGTTTTTGAACTATACAAAtatactttctatttttaaagacatcattctattttatataacgtttatgcaagcatgtgtgtgtgtgagtgtgtgtgtgtgtgtgtgtgtataactgaGTATGGATACTCATACTCATTAGAGGGAATTCGATtccttggagttggagttatcggcagttttgagctgccacacggggtgatgggaactgaacttgaatcCTCGGCAAGGGTAGTATGAtggctgaaccatttctccagtttcatttcctaatttaaataattaactaaAATTCTGGGTAGATATAAGAAAAAGTGGGGCAAAGTAGTCTGGGCTGACCTCAGATGGAAATGTCACGGCCAAGTCAATATCCTCCATTATACAAATGCAGGAAATACCACTAGGCTTGCTGAATTGTGACCAACACCTACGTTCTCAAAGCTGTGAGGGTCAGTAACTGAGACTATTTGACTCACTAGAAATGCTCATTCACATTCCTTTCTAACAATCagggatattcttttttttcattttaatatttttattttctatatactttctttacattccaaatgatttcccctttcccagattccccctccccatatgtcccataaaccaagGGATATTCTTAAGAGTTATCCTTCAATTTAATTTCTTGGGACCCTTCATGGGGATTCTGCCTTATCAAATGGTGATAAGAATATATAAGCCTGCTTGCTTGTCCCGAGGGTGAATCCAAAAGTGGGCAAGTCAAATAAGTAGGCTTAAAAAGATCTCTCAGCTACGTGCCTCTCTAGACTGCAAAAGTacatatttgttgtttttaaaaaaaatcttgagaaATAAATACAACTCCCTAGTGTTTTCGGTAGAGAATTACTTTATCTACCATAGACACCAGCTCCCTGacctcacccacccccacccccactgcaacATGACTGCTATTTCTCTTGGCTGCCATTCTTCTCAGTTGGCTATTGATTCCTTCAAAAGGCAGTGAGTTTTAagttggggatgtggctcagtcatAGAACACTTGGCTAGCATAGGCAAGGCCCTAGGTGAAAAAAAATGGGGGGGTTGATGATTTTAAATCTCCCGTCTATAAGGAACCGTCTAGAGAAATGTCTGAGCCCAACTGGTGGCTTGCGTACATCCATCCCTCAAGAAAGTCAGCAGAGAACTTACTGCTTTTGAGGAGCTAGCTGGTGCAGGGACTGGGGAGTCAAGGCCCACAAGTAGGGTAGCCTCCCTATTGACCTGTTCAACCCTACCCCACACAGAGCAAGAGCCTAAAGTAGGTACAAAAATGACTCAATTTTAAACAGAGACAAATAAAGGAGAAATCACCATGGTGAGGAGCCAGCCGAAAATTCTGGCAGATGATGAAGTCTCAGAAGAaatgtctccagcaccatgtgcCATTCTGGCTTAGTACGGCAACTGACATAGCAGCTCCCAAGCAGAAATGTGGGCATCATTGCCAAAGGGCTGTGCTGCCTTTGTCAGAACAAAGTAAGGAAGTGTGGGGTGTCTCCATGAAGTCCCTTCCTACCTTGACAGACTCTCAAGCTGGGTCAGGCATTGGGCTGCCTCATAAAGCTGGGGAGGATGCAGGCGATTAGAACCTCTGGGTCCATCTGTGTGAGGATTCAAGTGTCTCTGTTCAGACCAGATgacaagaaggagggagaggtggcTCTTAAAGCTGAAGATTTGACCTCCAGTGTGAAGATGACTTGTCTTCAATAATGGTGCTTCTGCTAGACAGACTTTGGATGGGAAGGTTGCCAGCCTGGCATAGaaggaagccagtcttcttcaCTGTCAGTTTCCCTTCAAGCTGCTGTCTCTTTACCCTTCCTCTGGATGTGGTATGtccttgtctgtctctctcagacAGAGAAGAATCATTATCTCTTTCATTATCTGACTCTTCCCTTCACTTCTGTtcacttccctctctcccctccttttttcttctaaCCAAAAGACAGAAGACAAGAGCTACACAACAACCTCTCCCTACTGCATAAATGCATAGAAAATCCTATGCTAATTACTTGCCATAGGTTGCTGTCTGCCACAGAGAGAGTTATAAAGAATAGATTATTTGGCACAGAGAATGGAAGCTACAAAGTCCTTGGACATGGCCACAACAACTGGCAAGGCCATTTGTGCTGTGTCACAGGATGACAGAAGGCAAGTGCATATATAAGAGACAGAGAGCAAAAGCAAGCAAGAAGACCAAGAGGACAGGAAGGACAAGAATCCATCCCACTTGGAAGATAACAGCATCAAACCACACATAAGGGACAGACCATCACTCTTTCAGAGGCCTACCTCCCAGTACTGTCATTACAGTAATAAAACATCAATATGAGTTTAAGAGGACATTCAATCTGTATTTCTTATGAAACCATAGAATGGGTATAAGATGTGAGTCCTACACTTTAAAACAttggttctcaacattcctaatacTGCAACCTTTAATATagttagttcctcatgttgtggtgaccccaaacatgaaattattttgttgttacctAATAACTAATTTTACTactattatgaataataatgtaaatacctAATGTGGctgatatctgatatgtggctcctgtgaaagggtcatttaattCACAAAGGGATCATGTCCCACAGGTTAAGAAATACTGCTTTAGAAGCTTGTAAGATAAAGCTTACCATGGTTTATGTAGCTATGTAAAGGGTCAGGACTGAGCATCTCAAGGATAGTGGAGTGGCCTTACCTGCTGGCCCCAAAACTGCTTTGCATGAAGACTCTATCAATGCTCTCTGAAAGCCTGGACCCAGGGGTAGAAGGTCTGCCTCTAATGAGATCAGAGAGGTCATGTGACCATGGAAGTATTCCTCACCTCCCAATCATGTAGAGTGGATCCTGCCTAGAGTCAGATGGCAGGAATCTCACTGTTCGGCATTGTCAAAGCAAGTTTCAGCTGTCATCTGAACATAAATCTAGAATTACccaaagagggaacctcagctcaATAATTGCCATGATCAGATTGCCCTTTGGGCATGTCTgtgcagcatttccttaattgCTAATCGATTAAGAATGCCCCTTCAGCTTGGATGGTACTGCCACCCCTAAGCAGGTGGGCCTGGGTTGTATAGAAAtaaaagctgagcaagccatgggagaaagccagtgagcagtattctttctcagcctctgttccaattcttgcctccaggttcctgctaaATCAGGGAATAACCCTAATCCCCAAGCTCAATTTGtcagtgtttttatcacagcaacaaaagcaaactagaatataaatattttttaaggggaaaaagcctttattttagtatttttactgtattatatttttattttttaagaatttcatatatgtagtAAATAGTATATAGTGAATAGTGTAtagtgtataatatataatatatacattgatGGTGTCCCCTTTCtaacttcatgtctttttttcttttttatatttaaaaggaaattcaAGGTGCAATTAAgtatctaaatatttttttacaaaCAGGGTGAGTaactatgtttttcttttttaacacagGTTAATTTGTTTGGGACTTGATATTATTAAACAGTGTAAGTTTAAATTGAAAATTGTGaggcaaaagtaaataaaatcaaatggGAGTTTAATTGTTTAAACTGATGAGTATAATATCCTTTCAAAATAAACCCACTGCATCTagttagtgttgcctgtatgcctaTGGATATGTGACCATCCACCCAAGCACCAGCAACTTACAAGGAGCTACAGccctaaagaaaaataactttcccTCTCCCAACAAGACATCACCTGCCAATAGATCCTCAGGGGAGTTAGGCCTCAAGAGCACCTTTTGTCTCTAAGCTTAGAATGTTGACTGGGTGGGTCTTGTGTAGGGCTTGTGTAGACAACCATGGCTGCTTCGAGATCGTGGTGGCAGCAGTCATGTGTGGAAGACACAGAATCACAGCTATCTTTCCCAGTCTCTGGGTTTTAAAGTCTTCTAAGATGTTCCCTTGGGTGGAAGCGGGTAATGGTGGTGACACAGATGTTCGTTTAGAATTGAGACTTCAGACGTCATTCTTGCTCAAGCACCACAGTGGCATCTCACACACTTGCTCTGTTTCTTGGCCTATAACATTAAGGTGTAGTGGCTTTGAAGactttctagccccacactctaGGATTCAGCAGCTTTGAACTATTACACATTTGTGAGATGTGATTGTCTTGTTACTGCCTGTAGCAATAAAGGTTTCAGTGAGACAGTGAATCTGAACTTGGTCTTGAAGGAAGAGGAGGTCTTGAGCTAATGGGATAGTAcaggaaggacacacacacagagaaatatggGACCATATGATTAGAGCCGAGCTGCTAAGATCAGCCGTGCTTAGAGCTCATATGTGATATCCTCCAGGGCTCA
Coding sequences:
- the LOC127673180 gene encoding anionic trypsin-2-like; the protein is MFSERVSRTQHKAQLREGVEAGGRIQVRLGEHNIIAVEGYEQFVNAAKIIRHPNVNLRTLNNDIMLIKLSSLVTLNVRVSTVALSTSCAPAGTQCHISGWGNTLSCGVNNPDLLQFLDDPLLPQADCEASYPRKITDNMVCAGFLEGGKDSCQGDSGGPVVCNGDLQGIVSWGYGCALPDNTSVYTNICNYVD